From a single Mycolicibacterium moriokaense genomic region:
- a CDS encoding DUF732 domain-containing protein, with translation MKMAFTTAAAALATAATAVALAPTAEADVVAYLVNVHVRPGYNFPNADAAIGYGNTICDRVAAKMSYAQLVDQVKADFHTSDYYQGAYLINQAVNELCPAQIWQLRQSAAGYTLPPA, from the coding sequence CGACCGCTGCGACCGCGGTCGCGCTGGCGCCGACGGCCGAGGCGGACGTCGTCGCATACCTCGTGAACGTGCACGTGCGGCCCGGATACAACTTCCCCAACGCCGACGCCGCGATCGGGTACGGCAACACCATCTGCGACCGGGTGGCGGCCAAGATGAGCTACGCGCAACTGGTCGACCAGGTGAAGGCCGATTTCCACACGTCCGACTACTACCAGGGCGCCTACCTGATCAACCAGGCCGTCAACGAGCTGTGCCCGGCGCAGATCTGGCAGCTGCGTCAGTCCGCGGCCGGCTACACGCTGCCGCCTGCCTGA